A region of Leptotrichia massiliensis DNA encodes the following proteins:
- a CDS encoding ferritin, with product MKLNKELEILLNNQINMELAAAYQYQAMAAYFDERALEGFANWMGNQAKEEIEHSKKFYEYVLKRNGKIEFLGLDKPKMDFTSVKEVFEAALAHEESVTAAIENIHKLARELGDYGAEVFLNEFAEEQEEEEEQAQKIIDKIVSLDVDNNSATLYLLDKEMGTRE from the coding sequence ATGAAATTAAATAAAGAATTAGAAATTTTATTAAATAATCAAATAAATATGGAATTAGCAGCGGCTTATCAGTATCAAGCTATGGCTGCATATTTTGACGAAAGAGCATTAGAAGGTTTTGCAAACTGGATGGGAAATCAAGCAAAAGAGGAAATAGAACATTCAAAAAAATTTTATGAGTATGTATTAAAAAGAAATGGAAAAATTGAATTTTTGGGATTAGATAAACCTAAAATGGATTTTACATCAGTGAAGGAAGTTTTTGAAGCAGCACTTGCTCACGAAGAATCTGTTACAGCTGCAATTGAAAATATTCACAAACTTGCTAGAGAATTGGGAGATTACGGAGCAGAAGTATTTTTAAATGAGTTTGCTGAAGAGCAGGAAGAAGAAGAGGAACAAGCTCAAAAAATAATTGACAAGATTGTTTCACTTGATGTTGATAATAACAGTGCTACGTTATATTTATTAGACAAGGAAATGGGGACAAGAGAATAA
- a CDS encoding Dps family protein, with product MSKTVEKLNLYLANLNVLYRKVQNYHWNIVGTGFFAVHEKLEEYYDAINEQIDDVAERILSIGGRPLGTLKDYLEVTTIKEAENKEISIPEAVADVKKEFEAMLKLVKEVKETADEENDYGTSALVDEYINTYEKNLWMLNAYLK from the coding sequence ATGTCAAAAACAGTTGAAAAATTAAATCTTTACTTAGCTAACTTGAACGTACTTTACAGAAAGGTTCAAAATTATCATTGGAACATTGTTGGTACTGGATTCTTTGCTGTTCATGAAAAATTAGAGGAATATTATGATGCGATAAATGAACAAATTGACGATGTAGCTGAAAGAATTTTGTCAATAGGAGGTCGTCCTTTAGGAACATTAAAAGACTACTTGGAAGTTACAACTATTAAGGAAGCTGAAAATAAGGAAATTTCTATTCCAGAAGCAGTAGCTGATGTGAAAAAAGAATTTGAAGCAATGTTAAAATTAGTGAAGGAAGTAAAAGAAACTGCTGATGAAGAAAATGACTACGGAACATCTGCATTAGTTGACGAATATATCAATACATACGAAAAAAACTTATGGATGTTAAACGCATATTTAAAATAA
- the coaE gene encoding dephospho-CoA kinase (Dephospho-CoA kinase (CoaE) performs the final step in coenzyme A biosynthesis.), translating into MVIGLTGGIGTGKSTVSQILQRKGYKVIDLDVISHEVIKFPKVVEKIVENFGREILESDDFGKYNISREKLGKIIFGNKEKRLILNSIMHPEILRAMRKEILEYKKESKIVFVEIQLLFEVQWEKEFDYILLVSAEKSTQVQRILDRDRRSEEEALNIINSQMSLDEKKKRSDYVIENDGNIQDLERKIDEFLKKVVKMNFE; encoded by the coding sequence ATGGTTATTGGACTTACAGGTGGAATTGGAACTGGAAAAAGTACAGTTAGCCAGATTTTGCAAAGAAAAGGGTATAAAGTTATTGATCTGGACGTAATTTCTCATGAAGTTATTAAATTTCCTAAGGTTGTGGAAAAAATTGTGGAAAACTTTGGAAGAGAAATTTTAGAAAGTGATGATTTTGGAAAATACAATATTTCACGTGAAAAGTTAGGGAAAATTATTTTTGGAAATAAGGAAAAAAGGCTTATTTTAAATTCAATTATGCATCCAGAAATTTTACGTGCTATGCGGAAGGAAATTTTAGAATATAAAAAAGAAAGCAAGATAGTTTTTGTGGAAATTCAGCTTCTTTTTGAAGTCCAGTGGGAAAAGGAATTTGATTATATTTTGTTAGTCAGTGCAGAAAAAAGTACGCAAGTGCAACGTATTTTAGACAGGGACAGACGTAGTGAAGAAGAGGCTTTAAATATTATAAATTCACAGATGTCTTTGGATGAAAAGAAGAAACGAAGTGATTACGTTATTGAGAATGACGGAAATATTCAGGATTTAGAAAGAAAAATTGATGAATTTTTGAAAAAAGTAGTAAAAATGAACTTTGAATAA
- the accC gene encoding acetyl-CoA carboxylase biotin carboxylase subunit, which produces MFKKILIANRGEIAVRIIRAARELGIATVAVYSEADKESLHVKLADEAICIGTASSADSYLKIPNIISAAQITGSEAIHPGYGFLAENQRFAEICDKNEIVFIGPKPELINMMGDKATARETAIKHKVPITKGSDGIVPNVEEAKKVAQWITYPVMIKATAGGGGKGMRIAHNEKELVENYTAAQNEAKAAFGNPDVYIEKYVEEPRHVEIQVVGDKFGNVVHLGERDCSIQRRHQKLIEESPSAGIDSKTREKMGKFAAKLAKGIGYDSVGTLEFLVDKNMNFYFMEMNTRIQVEHTVSEEITGVDLIKEQIRVAAGEKLSISQKDININGHVIECRINAEDSENGFLPSSGILETYIPSGGIGVRVDSHSYQNYEIPPYYDSMIAKLIVKGKNREEAIARMKRALKEFIIEGVDTTIPFHLKVLDNQDFKKGTIYTNFIETHFKEALGK; this is translated from the coding sequence ATGTTCAAAAAAATATTAATAGCAAACAGAGGAGAAATTGCTGTTAGAATAATCAGAGCAGCAAGAGAATTAGGAATAGCAACTGTTGCAGTTTATTCAGAAGCTGACAAGGAATCACTTCACGTAAAGCTGGCTGATGAAGCTATTTGTATTGGAACTGCAAGTAGTGCAGATTCATACTTAAAAATACCTAATATTATTTCAGCAGCACAAATAACAGGAAGTGAAGCCATTCACCCTGGATATGGTTTTTTAGCAGAAAATCAAAGATTTGCTGAAATATGTGACAAAAACGAAATTGTCTTTATTGGACCAAAACCTGAATTAATCAATATGATGGGAGATAAAGCAACAGCAAGGGAAACAGCTATCAAGCATAAAGTTCCTATAACAAAAGGTTCTGATGGAATTGTGCCAAATGTAGAAGAGGCAAAAAAAGTTGCACAATGGATAACTTATCCCGTTATGATAAAAGCCACTGCTGGTGGTGGTGGTAAAGGAATGAGAATCGCCCACAACGAAAAAGAACTAGTGGAAAATTACACTGCTGCACAAAATGAAGCAAAGGCTGCATTTGGAAATCCAGATGTCTACATTGAAAAATATGTGGAAGAACCAAGACATGTTGAAATACAAGTTGTTGGGGATAAATTTGGAAATGTCGTTCATTTAGGAGAAAGAGATTGCTCTATTCAAAGACGACACCAAAAATTAATAGAAGAATCCCCATCAGCAGGAATTGATTCCAAAACACGTGAAAAAATGGGTAAATTTGCAGCAAAATTAGCTAAAGGTATTGGTTACGATAGTGTTGGAACATTGGAATTTCTCGTTGATAAAAATATGAATTTCTATTTTATGGAAATGAATACCAGAATTCAAGTAGAACATACAGTAAGTGAAGAAATTACTGGGGTTGACTTAATAAAAGAACAAATAAGAGTAGCTGCAGGAGAAAAATTAAGTATTTCTCAAAAAGATATAAATATCAATGGACATGTAATAGAATGTAGAATTAATGCGGAAGATTCTGAAAATGGATTTTTACCTTCATCTGGAATACTGGAAACATATATTCCATCTGGAGGAATTGGAGTAAGAGTCGACTCACATTCTTATCAAAATTACGAAATCCCACCTTACTACGATTCAATGATAGCAAAACTTATCGTAAAAGGTAAAAACAGAGAAGAAGCTATTGCAAGAATGAAACGTGCTTTAAAGGAATTTATTATAGAAGGTGTTGACACAACTATACCATTTCACTTAAAAGTACTTGATAATCAAGACTTCAAAAAGGGAACTATCTATACAAATTTTATTGAAACACACTTTAAGGAAGCACTTGGCAAATAA
- a CDS encoding YifB family Mg chelatase-like AAA ATPase has protein sequence MAISLFSCSYMGVDTYVVEVEVDLSRGLPVFNIVGMGDQAISESKERIRSCFKNVGFEFPVRRVLVNLSPANIRKKGSHFDLSIFLGILANTGHISNIEILKKYLILGEISLNGKIKSINGAINATILAKETDFKGVIVPMENYNEAKLISGVEIIPVDEITELLDFLEGKTDVETLCKKAVEMNTSKLEKDENSDETVDFSDVKGQLLAKRALEIAAAGGHNVFLIGDPGSGKSMLAKRFNTILPDMPEEEIIETTKIYSISGMLSQNEPIIRKRPFRAPHYSATQVALVGGANRVGEITLALNGILFLDEIGEFEGKTLETLRQPLEDGKIVISRANFSVTYPVKNITITASNPTPSGYFPDNPLCNDSLHEIKRYQKKFSGPLLDRMDLYVEMHQLKKDEIFDETLSEKSKEIQARVIKAREIQRERFKSNTLNKDMNKKQLNKYCKIDEESEEIMKSAIDNLKLSVRMFDKILKVSRTIADLDGEENIKKEHLLEALNYRRK, from the coding sequence ATGGCAATAAGTTTATTTAGTTGCAGCTATATGGGGGTGGATACTTATGTTGTGGAAGTGGAAGTTGACCTGTCCAGAGGGCTGCCTGTGTTTAATATAGTTGGGATGGGAGATCAGGCGATTTCCGAGAGCAAGGAGCGGATCAGAAGCTGTTTTAAGAATGTGGGATTTGAATTTCCTGTCAGACGTGTGCTGGTAAATTTGTCACCTGCAAATATCAGGAAAAAAGGCAGCCATTTCGACTTGAGCATATTTTTAGGAATACTTGCGAATACGGGACATATTTCAAATATAGAAATATTAAAAAAATATCTAATTTTAGGAGAAATTTCCTTAAATGGAAAGATAAAATCAATAAATGGGGCAATAAATGCCACAATTCTGGCAAAAGAAACAGATTTTAAAGGCGTTATCGTTCCAATGGAAAATTACAATGAAGCAAAACTGATTTCAGGCGTGGAAATTATTCCTGTTGATGAAATTACCGAATTGCTGGACTTTCTGGAAGGAAAAACTGATGTAGAAACATTATGCAAAAAAGCTGTTGAAATGAATACTTCAAAATTGGAAAAAGATGAAAACTCAGATGAAACTGTCGATTTTTCAGATGTGAAAGGGCAACTACTTGCAAAAAGGGCTTTAGAAATTGCAGCGGCTGGTGGGCACAATGTATTTTTAATAGGCGATCCTGGTTCAGGCAAGTCAATGCTTGCAAAAAGATTTAACACAATTTTACCTGACATGCCTGAAGAAGAAATAATCGAAACAACAAAAATTTACAGCATTTCAGGAATGCTGAGCCAAAATGAGCCAATAATACGCAAACGCCCTTTCAGAGCTCCACATTATTCAGCTACACAAGTGGCTCTAGTAGGCGGTGCAAACAGAGTCGGAGAAATCACTTTGGCATTAAACGGAATATTATTTTTAGATGAAATTGGAGAGTTTGAAGGGAAAACATTGGAAACATTAAGACAGCCTCTGGAAGATGGAAAAATAGTTATTTCGAGAGCAAATTTCAGCGTAACCTATCCAGTAAAAAACATTACAATAACTGCCTCAAATCCTACTCCAAGCGGATATTTCCCTGATAATCCACTATGTAACGACAGTTTGCATGAAATAAAGCGTTATCAGAAGAAGTTTTCAGGACCGCTTCTCGACAGAATGGATTTATATGTAGAAATGCACCAGTTAAAAAAAGATGAAATTTTTGATGAAACTTTATCAGAAAAATCAAAAGAAATTCAGGCAAGGGTAATAAAAGCCCGTGAAATTCAAAGAGAACGTTTTAAATCAAATACTTTGAATAAAGACATGAATAAGAAACAGTTGAATAAATATTGCAAAATAGATGAAGAAAGCGAAGAAATTATGAAATCTGCCATTGATAATTTAAAATTGTCAGTCAGAATGTTTGATAAAATCTTGAAAGTATCCAGAACAATAGCAGATCTGGATGGGGAGGAGAACATAAAAAAGGAACATTTATTAGAAGCACTAAATTATCGCAGAAAATAA
- the nadR gene encoding multifunctional transcriptional regulator/nicotinamide-nucleotide adenylyltransferase/ribosylnicotinamide kinase NadR, whose protein sequence is MKKIGIIIGKFFPLHIGHVNFIQRASGIVDRLYVVISYSDDADDLLTSNSRFVKEITPKDRLRFVKQTFKNQPNVSSFLLDENNYSQQGDNWQEWATALKNEIEKREKLQNKEKIDWQNDVIFISNRDGDKEYNLKHFGSETKSIDKNYIEYNVNSKQIRENPSKYWEFLPREVREHLIPIITICGGESSGKSVMIDKLANVFNTTSAWEYGREYVFEKLGGDEESLQYSDYEKIVFGHQSNVLYAARNANKFALIDTDYIATLAFCLTYEKRDNPIVREFVQNYRFDLTILLENNVAWVNDGLRSIGDNDRRQKFQNLLKDLYKEYNIQYITVKSSSYEKRYLACKHIIKAYLDGADNSQLQEIADTFI, encoded by the coding sequence ATGAAAAAAATAGGAATAATTATAGGAAAATTTTTCCCTCTTCACATCGGACATGTAAACTTTATTCAAAGAGCCAGTGGGATTGTAGACAGATTATACGTTGTGATCTCATATTCTGATGATGCCGATGATTTACTTACTTCTAATTCCCGTTTTGTAAAGGAAATTACACCAAAGGACAGATTACGTTTTGTAAAGCAGACTTTTAAAAACCAACCTAATGTCTCATCCTTTTTACTGGATGAAAATAACTATTCCCAGCAAGGTGACAACTGGCAGGAATGGGCAACAGCTTTAAAAAATGAAATTGAGAAAAGAGAAAAGCTGCAAAATAAAGAGAAAATAGACTGGCAAAATGATGTAATTTTCATAAGCAATAGAGATGGGGACAAGGAATACAATCTAAAGCATTTTGGATCTGAAACTAAATCAATTGACAAAAATTATATTGAATACAACGTAAACTCAAAGCAAATACGTGAAAATCCAAGTAAATACTGGGAATTTTTACCACGTGAAGTAAGGGAGCATTTAATTCCCATTATTACAATTTGTGGAGGGGAAAGCAGTGGAAAAAGTGTAATGATAGACAAACTTGCAAACGTTTTTAATACAACTTCCGCTTGGGAATATGGACGTGAATATGTTTTTGAAAAATTAGGTGGAGACGAAGAATCATTACAATATTCTGACTATGAAAAAATCGTTTTTGGACATCAGTCAAATGTTTTGTACGCTGCTAGAAATGCGAATAAATTTGCATTAATTGATACAGATTATATAGCTACTCTAGCTTTTTGTTTGACTTATGAAAAACGGGACAATCCAATAGTTCGTGAATTTGTCCAAAATTACAGATTTGACTTGACGATTTTACTTGAAAATAATGTTGCTTGGGTAAATGATGGACTTCGTTCAATTGGTGATAATGACAGACGTCAAAAATTCCAGAATTTATTGAAGGATTTGTATAAAGAATACAATATTCAATATATTACAGTAAAATCAAGCAGCTACGAAAAAAGATATTTAGCTTGTAAACACATTATAAAAGCATATTTAGATGGTGCTGATAATTCACAGCTTCAAGAAATAGCAGACACTTTTATATAA
- a CDS encoding Asp23/Gls24 family envelope stress response protein yields MNELGNVNISQEVVATIAESVVSEIEGVNSLVGGTSKNEIVKFFQNVSSGGKGIEVEVGETECTLDLYIVAKMGHKLPALAGEIQTKVVKAITEMTGLKVQEVNVYIQKIVKEDKKEVVQTAVAETAEIEE; encoded by the coding sequence ATGAACGAATTAGGAAATGTAAATATATCACAGGAAGTAGTAGCAACAATTGCAGAATCAGTAGTATCAGAAATCGAGGGAGTAAACAGCCTTGTTGGTGGAACTTCTAAAAATGAAATTGTTAAATTTTTCCAAAATGTATCTTCAGGTGGTAAAGGTATTGAAGTAGAAGTTGGAGAAACTGAATGTACACTAGATTTATACATTGTAGCAAAAATGGGACACAAATTACCTGCATTAGCTGGAGAAATCCAAACAAAGGTAGTAAAAGCAATTACTGAAATGACAGGACTAAAAGTTCAAGAAGTTAATGTTTATATTCAAAAAATTGTCAAAGAAGACAAGAAAGAAGTTGTTCAAACAGCTGTAGCAGAAACAGCAGAAATTGAAGAATAA
- a CDS encoding Fur family transcriptional regulator: MHIENVGDYLKKNGIKPSVQRMKIFQYLLDHHTHPTVDDIFQNLSPEMPTLSKTTVYNTLNIFVSNNIIQEIIIEENEVRYDVVTEDHGHFKCKNCGEIIDFDVNLSKFDLSKLGNVEIDEIHFYIKGTCEKCLEKKN, translated from the coding sequence ATGCATATAGAAAACGTTGGCGACTATTTAAAGAAAAATGGAATAAAACCTTCAGTACAAAGAATGAAAATATTTCAATATCTGCTGGATCATCATACACATCCAACAGTCGACGATATTTTTCAGAATTTATCTCCTGAAATGCCTACTTTATCAAAAACTACAGTGTATAACACATTAAATATATTTGTCAGTAATAACATTATTCAAGAAATTATTATTGAAGAAAACGAAGTGAGATACGATGTAGTGACAGAGGATCATGGACATTTCAAATGTAAAAATTGTGGAGAAATAATAGATTTTGACGTAAATTTATCAAAATTTGATTTATCAAAATTGGGTAATGTGGAAATTGATGAAATACATTTCTACATAAAAGGTACTTGCGAAAAATGTTTAGAAAAGAAAAATTAG
- a CDS encoding LCP family protein has protein sequence MKKVFIILGIFLVVLIGWLSVPFNILIIGVDAYANQPTEGSRSDGLVVIRVVPYLAQIKMISIPRDTYAEIPCENYKQDKITHSHHFGGVQCTIDAVESFLDTKINYHVRFRFEDVMNLTNLIDGVDVVSNHTFNQDYFGQEVFHFNQGEVYNLRGRMALAYTRHRKSDTTTKREERQRQVIQGIAKKIAAPSGWKYIPEVYGYAKEKMDIAVNPIRGLSVFPAFLLNKKIKQYEINGDGRMINGVWYFIPEETSLENAKDEFKN, from the coding sequence ATGAAAAAAGTATTTATAATACTAGGAATATTTTTAGTAGTACTTATAGGGTGGCTTTCTGTGCCATTTAACATTCTTATAATAGGAGTAGATGCGTATGCTAATCAGCCAACAGAAGGTTCTCGAAGCGATGGTCTGGTTGTTATAAGGGTTGTTCCTTATTTGGCACAGATAAAAATGATTTCGATTCCACGTGATACGTACGCTGAAATTCCTTGTGAAAATTATAAGCAGGATAAAATTACGCATTCGCATCATTTTGGAGGCGTGCAATGTACCATTGACGCTGTGGAAAGTTTTCTTGATACAAAAATTAATTATCATGTAAGGTTTAGATTTGAAGATGTTATGAACTTGACAAATTTAATTGATGGAGTGGATGTTGTTTCAAATCATACCTTTAATCAGGACTATTTTGGTCAGGAAGTATTTCACTTTAATCAAGGAGAAGTCTATAATTTGAGAGGGAGAATGGCACTTGCCTATACAAGACATAGAAAAAGTGACACAACTACCAAGCGAGAAGAGCGTCAAAGACAAGTTATTCAAGGAATTGCCAAAAAAATAGCTGCACCATCTGGCTGGAAATATATTCCAGAAGTTTACGGATATGCAAAAGAAAAGATGGATATTGCAGTAAATCCAATTAGAGGATTGTCAGTATTTCCAGCATTTCTGCTAAATAAAAAAATTAAGCAGTATGAAATTAATGGAGATGGAAGAATGATTAATGGAGTTTGGTATTTTATTCCAGAAGAAACTTCATTGGAAAATGCGAAGGATGAGTTTAAAAATTAG
- the yihA gene encoding ribosome biogenesis GTP-binding protein YihA/YsxC, which yields MEINKSEFVKSAVVEKDYPEFNNTVEFSFIGRSNVGKSSLINSLTKRKNLARTSKTPGRTQLINYFLINDKIHFVDLPGYGFAKVPEAVKRNWGKTIESYLVSKREKVVFLLLDLRRVPSNEDMEMLKWLEHFEIEYYIIFTKADKLSNNEKFKQLKEIRKKLVFKNEDVFFYSSLKNTGRKELLDFIEERINEKK from the coding sequence ATGGAAATAAACAAGTCAGAGTTTGTGAAATCAGCAGTTGTGGAAAAAGATTATCCGGAATTTAATAATACTGTGGAATTTTCTTTTATCGGAAGATCAAATGTAGGAAAATCTTCACTTATAAATTCACTCACAAAAAGAAAAAATCTGGCAAGAACAAGTAAAACGCCGGGAAGGACTCAGTTAATCAATTATTTTTTGATAAATGATAAAATTCATTTTGTGGATTTGCCAGGATATGGATTTGCTAAAGTTCCTGAGGCTGTGAAAAGGAATTGGGGAAAAACGATAGAAAGTTATCTTGTGTCAAAACGTGAAAAAGTAGTATTTTTATTGCTTGATTTGCGTAGAGTTCCGTCAAATGAGGATATGGAAATGTTAAAATGGCTGGAGCATTTTGAAATTGAATATTATATAATCTTTACAAAGGCTGATAAATTGTCAAATAATGAAAAATTTAAGCAGTTAAAGGAGATTAGGAAAAAACTTGTATTTAAAAATGAAGATGTATTTTTTTATTCTTCATTAAAAAATACTGGAAGAAAAGAATTGCTTGATTTCATAGAAGAACGGATTAACGAAAAAAAATAA
- the amaP gene encoding alkaline shock response membrane anchor protein AmaP — MIAILGFLAKLSVILGFIGIAFSSISDMLFKTDYLGQLDNFIDLNSLNFKILVGILSIIYLVIFLLSYINKLTKYSQNRKVKNKNGELEVSIKTINETSKDFLSGLEIIKNSKVKSYPSGKAVIIEATVDTYNVDNLNEKLIDIQNKLSDYIFQATGITVKKSKVKLKKVLGETIIEKKIIDSPAVQKEENNNNENTNLKNENEAQNETSPSGKEN; from the coding sequence ATGATTGCAATATTAGGATTTTTGGCAAAATTATCTGTTATACTCGGATTTATTGGAATCGCGTTTTCAAGTATATCAGATATGCTGTTTAAGACTGATTATTTAGGACAGCTTGATAATTTTATTGATTTAAATAGTTTAAATTTTAAAATTTTAGTTGGAATACTATCAATTATTTATTTAGTCATATTTTTACTTTCTTACATTAACAAACTTACAAAATATTCTCAGAATAGAAAAGTTAAAAATAAAAATGGAGAACTTGAAGTTTCCATAAAAACAATAAATGAAACATCAAAAGACTTTTTAAGTGGATTGGAAATTATAAAAAACTCAAAAGTGAAATCATATCCAAGTGGAAAAGCAGTCATTATAGAGGCCACTGTGGACACTTACAACGTCGATAATCTCAATGAAAAATTAATAGATATTCAAAATAAATTATCTGACTATATTTTTCAAGCAACTGGGATTACCGTGAAAAAAAGTAAAGTAAAATTGAAAAAAGTTTTAGGTGAAACAATCATTGAGAAAAAAATCATTGATTCTCCAGCTGTTCAAAAGGAAGAAAATAATAATAACGAAAACACAAATTTAAAAAACGAAAATGAGGCACAAAATGAAACTTCCCCATCTGGAAAGGAAAATTAA
- a CDS encoding acetyl-CoA carboxylase biotin carboxyl carrier protein — MELKDIQELMQVLKKEDLAEIKVRYGKVKLTLTNSETLNTVNNQGSTSKKEEKETPKPALPVEEIITSGNVGKIKLLSSKTGTVVKKGQILAKVNTMGIDNEVKSTVNGILTEILVADGSAVDFAKELFKIEV; from the coding sequence ATGGAACTTAAGGATATTCAAGAATTGATGCAAGTTCTAAAAAAAGAAGATCTAGCAGAAATTAAAGTAAGATACGGAAAAGTAAAGCTTACATTAACAAATTCTGAAACATTAAATACTGTAAACAATCAAGGATCAACATCAAAAAAAGAAGAAAAAGAAACTCCAAAACCTGCATTACCAGTAGAGGAAATTATTACATCAGGTAATGTTGGAAAAATAAAGTTATTAAGCTCAAAAACAGGAACAGTGGTAAAAAAAGGGCAAATTCTTGCTAAAGTTAATACAATGGGAATTGATAATGAGGTAAAATCAACTGTAAATGGTATTTTAACAGAAATTCTTGTTGCAGACGGTTCAGCTGTGGATTTTGCAAAAGAATTATTTAAAATTGAAGTGTAA
- a CDS encoding patatin-like phospholipase family protein, translated as MKEKTGLVLEGGGLRGIFTAGVLDFFLEKNIEFDSCIGVSAGACHACSYLAKQHKRAFNVSVDYLDDKRYCSLYSLITTGDLFGVDFVYNEIPNKLNPIDNEAFMKNKTKFQVVITNCETGEAEYPEVKDFDKDTVYVRASSSLPLLARMVSINENVYLDGGVSDSIPIKKSMENGNTKNIVVLTRDKNYRKKQSALGKITGIRYKKFPKFVELMNTRYSRYNQVLDYIDELEAKGEIFVIRPEVELTLGRIEKNKKKLLEVYSIGYETAKKNYENLKKYLEE; from the coding sequence ATGAAAGAAAAAACTGGGTTAGTATTGGAAGGTGGAGGACTTAGGGGGATATTTACGGCAGGAGTGCTGGATTTCTTTTTAGAAAAAAATATTGAATTTGATAGTTGCATAGGTGTATCTGCTGGGGCTTGTCATGCCTGCAGTTATTTAGCAAAACAGCATAAAAGAGCGTTTAATGTGTCGGTAGATTATTTGGATGATAAAAGATATTGCAGTTTATACAGCTTAATTACTACTGGAGATTTGTTTGGAGTAGACTTTGTTTATAATGAGATTCCAAATAAATTGAATCCAATTGACAATGAGGCGTTTATGAAAAATAAGACAAAATTTCAGGTAGTGATTACAAATTGTGAGACTGGAGAAGCGGAATATCCGGAAGTCAAAGACTTTGACAAGGATACTGTTTATGTAAGGGCTTCAAGCTCTTTGCCGTTGCTTGCCAGAATGGTTAGTATTAATGAAAATGTTTATCTGGATGGCGGCGTTTCTGATTCAATACCAATTAAAAAGTCTATGGAAAATGGAAATACAAAAAATATAGTTGTCTTGACACGTGATAAAAATTATAGAAAAAAACAAAGTGCATTGGGTAAAATTACCGGGATAAGATATAAAAAGTTTCCTAAATTTGTAGAACTTATGAATACAAGATATAGCCGATATAATCAAGTGCTTGACTATATTGATGAGTTGGAGGCAAAAGGAGAGATTTTTGTGATTCGTCCAGAAGTGGAACTGACACTTGGGAGAATTGAGAAAAATAAGAAGAAACTTTTGGAAGTGTATAGTATTGGCTATGAAACAGCGAAAAAAAATTATGAAAATTTGAAAAAATATTTGGAAGAGTAA
- the nusB gene encoding transcription antitermination factor NusB yields the protein MTRRGIREEIFKLLFEYELIDNNIDKRINDVINEENFKKDEEIDFLRSYVTEIIENQNILIEKIREVLDGWTYERLGTIEKVLLKISFYEITIKDIGYEIAINEVLEIAKKYSYNDTKDFLNGILAKLVQNIKDEK from the coding sequence ATGACACGAAGAGGAATTAGAGAAGAAATATTTAAACTTCTTTTTGAATATGAATTAATTGACAACAATATTGATAAAAGAATAAATGATGTAATTAATGAAGAAAATTTTAAAAAAGATGAAGAAATTGACTTTTTAAGAAGTTATGTCACAGAAATAATTGAAAATCAGAATATTCTAATTGAAAAAATACGGGAAGTGCTAGACGGTTGGACTTATGAGCGTTTGGGAACAATAGAAAAAGTTTTGTTAAAAATATCTTTTTATGAAATTACTATAAAAGATATAGGATATGAAATAGCGATTAATGAAGTTCTTGAAATTGCAAAAAAATATTCCTACAATGATACCAAAGACTTTTTAAACGGAATTCTTGCAAAATTAGTACAAAATATTAAAGACGAAAAATAA